The Centroberyx gerrardi isolate f3 chromosome 12, fCenGer3.hap1.cur.20231027, whole genome shotgun sequence genome has a window encoding:
- the tcea3 gene encoding transcription elongation factor A protein 3 isoform X3 encodes MTREEDLIRIAKKLDKMVSRNNTEGAMDLLKELKNFNMTLKLLQETRIGMSVNGIRKHCTDEEVIALAKVLIKDWKRLLDSGHTQSEKLTEMKNGFDSGKTAASPNHSPSETQSRKDSCDSKPGHPVKRQSTDSKSDRRESTDSKKGSSPPAKKLTGERRESHGSKSSHLAPLQRKPSTDSIERRGKTDAPKTPTTPTSPMSPSFSSAGGPLSPRLATGDSVRDKCIEMLTAALRTDNDYKDFGANCDGMAAEIEDHIYQESKATDMKYKNRVRSRISNLKDPKNPGLRRNVLAGAIDLHRIATMTAEEMASDELKQLRNVLTQEAIREHQMAKTGGTTTDLLQCGKCRKKNCTYNQVQTRSADEPMTTFVLCNECGNRWKFC; translated from the exons ATGACGCGAGAGGAAGATCTTATCCGGATCGCAAAAAAACTGGACAAGATGGTGTCTAGAAATAACACG gagggCGCCATGGACCTGCTGAAGGAACTGAAGAATTTCAACATGACACTCAAACTTCTTCAG gaAACGAGGATTGGCATGTCTGTGAATGGTATCAGGAAGCATTGCACAGATGAGGAAGTCATCGCCTTAGCAAAAGTCCTCATTAAAGACTGGAAAAGACTTCTGG actCTGGCCATACTCAGAGTGAGAAACTGACTGAAATGAAGAACGGTTTTGACTCCGGCAAAACAGCAGCGTCTCCAAACCACTCGCCCTCTGAGACACAAAGCAG GAAGGACTCCTGTGACTCCAAGCCGGGCCATCCTGTGAAACGGCAGTCAACTGATTCCAAATCTGACAG GAGGGAGTCCACAGACTCCAAGAAAGGCAGCTCACCACCAGCAAAGAAGCTTACAGGTGAAAG GAGAGAGTCTCACGGCTCCAAGTCTTCTCACCTGGCCCCCCTGCAGAGGAAGCCCTCAACTGACAGCATTGAAAg AAGGGGCAAAACCGATGCCCCTAAGACGCCCACCACCCCGACCAGCCCCATGTCGCCCAGCTTCAGCTCTGCCGGCGGGCCGCTGTCCCCTCGCCTCGCCACAGGAGACTCCGTCAGAGACAAGTGCATCGAGATGCTGACTGCTGCCCTGCGCACTGACA ATGACTACAAAGACTTCGGAGCTAACTGTGACGGCATGGCAGCAGAGATCGAGGATCATATC TACCAGGAGTCAAAGGCCACTGATATGAAATATAAGAACAGGGTGCGAAGCCGCATCAGCAACTTGAAGGACCCCAAGAACCCCGGGCTTCGCAGAAACGTCCTCGCAGGAGCCATTGACTTGCATCGCATTGCCACCATGACTGCTGAG GAAATGGCCAGTGATGAGCTGAAACAGCTGAGGAACGTTCTGACCCAGGAGGCCATTAGGGAGCATCAGATGGCCAAAACCGGTGGCACCACCACCGACCTGCTGCAGTGCGGCAAGTGCAGGAAGAAGAACTGCACCTACAATCAG gtgcAGACCCGCAGCGCTGATGAGCCGATGACCACGTTTGTCCTGTGTAACGAGTGTGGAAACCGCTGGAAG TTCTGCTGA
- the tcea3 gene encoding transcription elongation factor A protein 3 isoform X1: MTREEDLIRIAKKLDKMVSRNNTEGAMDLLKELKNFNMTLKLLQETRIGMSVNGIRKHCTDEEVIALAKVLIKDWKRLLDSGHTQSEKLTEMKNGFDSGKTAASPNHSPSETQSRKESSDSKPPSLKKTSEHVKKDRKDSSDSKVPKKPSVEAKKERKDSSDSKPPPHKKPSLDVKKDKNRKDSCDSKPGHPVKRQSTDSKSDRRESTDSKKGSSPPAKKLTGERRESHGSKSSHLAPLQRKPSTDSIERRGKTDAPKTPTTPTSPMSPSFSSAGGPLSPRLATGDSVRDKCIEMLTAALRTDNDYKDFGANCDGMAAEIEDHIYQESKATDMKYKNRVRSRISNLKDPKNPGLRRNVLAGAIDLHRIATMTAEEMASDELKQLRNVLTQEAIREHQMAKTGGTTTDLLQCGKCRKKNCTYNQVQTRSADEPMTTFVLCNECGNRWKFC, from the exons ATGACGCGAGAGGAAGATCTTATCCGGATCGCAAAAAAACTGGACAAGATGGTGTCTAGAAATAACACG gagggCGCCATGGACCTGCTGAAGGAACTGAAGAATTTCAACATGACACTCAAACTTCTTCAG gaAACGAGGATTGGCATGTCTGTGAATGGTATCAGGAAGCATTGCACAGATGAGGAAGTCATCGCCTTAGCAAAAGTCCTCATTAAAGACTGGAAAAGACTTCTGG actCTGGCCATACTCAGAGTGAGAAACTGACTGAAATGAAGAACGGTTTTGACTCCGGCAAAACAGCAGCGTCTCCAAACCACTCGCCCTCTGAGACACAAAGCAG AAAGGAGTCATCGGACTCTAAACCCCCTTCACTGAAGAAGACATCAGAGCATGTGAAGAAAGACAG GAAAGACTCATCGGATAGCAAAGTGCCTAAAAAACCCTCAGTGGAGGCCAAGAAAGAAAG GAAAGATTCATCTGACTCTAAACCGCCACCTCACAAAAAGCCCAGTTTGGATGtcaagaaagacaaaaacag GAAGGACTCCTGTGACTCCAAGCCGGGCCATCCTGTGAAACGGCAGTCAACTGATTCCAAATCTGACAG GAGGGAGTCCACAGACTCCAAGAAAGGCAGCTCACCACCAGCAAAGAAGCTTACAGGTGAAAG GAGAGAGTCTCACGGCTCCAAGTCTTCTCACCTGGCCCCCCTGCAGAGGAAGCCCTCAACTGACAGCATTGAAAg AAGGGGCAAAACCGATGCCCCTAAGACGCCCACCACCCCGACCAGCCCCATGTCGCCCAGCTTCAGCTCTGCCGGCGGGCCGCTGTCCCCTCGCCTCGCCACAGGAGACTCCGTCAGAGACAAGTGCATCGAGATGCTGACTGCTGCCCTGCGCACTGACA ATGACTACAAAGACTTCGGAGCTAACTGTGACGGCATGGCAGCAGAGATCGAGGATCATATC TACCAGGAGTCAAAGGCCACTGATATGAAATATAAGAACAGGGTGCGAAGCCGCATCAGCAACTTGAAGGACCCCAAGAACCCCGGGCTTCGCAGAAACGTCCTCGCAGGAGCCATTGACTTGCATCGCATTGCCACCATGACTGCTGAG GAAATGGCCAGTGATGAGCTGAAACAGCTGAGGAACGTTCTGACCCAGGAGGCCATTAGGGAGCATCAGATGGCCAAAACCGGTGGCACCACCACCGACCTGCTGCAGTGCGGCAAGTGCAGGAAGAAGAACTGCACCTACAATCAG gtgcAGACCCGCAGCGCTGATGAGCCGATGACCACGTTTGTCCTGTGTAACGAGTGTGGAAACCGCTGGAAG TTCTGCTGA
- the tcea3 gene encoding transcription elongation factor A protein 3 isoform X2, which translates to MTREEDLIRIAKKLDKMVSRNNTEGAMDLLKELKNFNMTLKLLQETRIGMSVNGIRKHCTDEEVIALAKVLIKDWKRLLDSGHTQSEKLTEMKNGFDSGKTAASPNHSPSETQSRKDSSDSKVPKKPSVEAKKERKDSSDSKPPPHKKPSLDVKKDKNRKDSCDSKPGHPVKRQSTDSKSDRRESTDSKKGSSPPAKKLTGERRESHGSKSSHLAPLQRKPSTDSIERRGKTDAPKTPTTPTSPMSPSFSSAGGPLSPRLATGDSVRDKCIEMLTAALRTDNDYKDFGANCDGMAAEIEDHIYQESKATDMKYKNRVRSRISNLKDPKNPGLRRNVLAGAIDLHRIATMTAEEMASDELKQLRNVLTQEAIREHQMAKTGGTTTDLLQCGKCRKKNCTYNQVQTRSADEPMTTFVLCNECGNRWKFC; encoded by the exons ATGACGCGAGAGGAAGATCTTATCCGGATCGCAAAAAAACTGGACAAGATGGTGTCTAGAAATAACACG gagggCGCCATGGACCTGCTGAAGGAACTGAAGAATTTCAACATGACACTCAAACTTCTTCAG gaAACGAGGATTGGCATGTCTGTGAATGGTATCAGGAAGCATTGCACAGATGAGGAAGTCATCGCCTTAGCAAAAGTCCTCATTAAAGACTGGAAAAGACTTCTGG actCTGGCCATACTCAGAGTGAGAAACTGACTGAAATGAAGAACGGTTTTGACTCCGGCAAAACAGCAGCGTCTCCAAACCACTCGCCCTCTGAGACACAAAGCAG GAAAGACTCATCGGATAGCAAAGTGCCTAAAAAACCCTCAGTGGAGGCCAAGAAAGAAAG GAAAGATTCATCTGACTCTAAACCGCCACCTCACAAAAAGCCCAGTTTGGATGtcaagaaagacaaaaacag GAAGGACTCCTGTGACTCCAAGCCGGGCCATCCTGTGAAACGGCAGTCAACTGATTCCAAATCTGACAG GAGGGAGTCCACAGACTCCAAGAAAGGCAGCTCACCACCAGCAAAGAAGCTTACAGGTGAAAG GAGAGAGTCTCACGGCTCCAAGTCTTCTCACCTGGCCCCCCTGCAGAGGAAGCCCTCAACTGACAGCATTGAAAg AAGGGGCAAAACCGATGCCCCTAAGACGCCCACCACCCCGACCAGCCCCATGTCGCCCAGCTTCAGCTCTGCCGGCGGGCCGCTGTCCCCTCGCCTCGCCACAGGAGACTCCGTCAGAGACAAGTGCATCGAGATGCTGACTGCTGCCCTGCGCACTGACA ATGACTACAAAGACTTCGGAGCTAACTGTGACGGCATGGCAGCAGAGATCGAGGATCATATC TACCAGGAGTCAAAGGCCACTGATATGAAATATAAGAACAGGGTGCGAAGCCGCATCAGCAACTTGAAGGACCCCAAGAACCCCGGGCTTCGCAGAAACGTCCTCGCAGGAGCCATTGACTTGCATCGCATTGCCACCATGACTGCTGAG GAAATGGCCAGTGATGAGCTGAAACAGCTGAGGAACGTTCTGACCCAGGAGGCCATTAGGGAGCATCAGATGGCCAAAACCGGTGGCACCACCACCGACCTGCTGCAGTGCGGCAAGTGCAGGAAGAAGAACTGCACCTACAATCAG gtgcAGACCCGCAGCGCTGATGAGCCGATGACCACGTTTGTCCTGTGTAACGAGTGTGGAAACCGCTGGAAG TTCTGCTGA